The following proteins come from a genomic window of Nitrospirota bacterium:
- a CDS encoding tetratricopeptide repeat protein: protein MRKFILCFFFQLVLCLPLVCTAEDIPETYEQQLDNGIINSEPLSYLLIRESRETPPERKNILKDALRYSPDLPAVYFELAKASLSYRPRSLFKSVDYTLQGIAAYERNFWWTFMLASSLLMSLILSFVIAVFIIAIIRTIRDIPLLSHEIKEDRAKLLLLLVFVFSIFGPLYLLGSLLILISFYRRKWDRIVLYLYLIFLLCAPLVFKAVSTIISAPTSAALRAVIEVNESRGNKYALSLLKDSKDRTELFSYALALKREGRYHDAIVAYRDLITSNPDSIIYNNLANCYVAINDIEGAKELYAKAVGSKQLPSSLYNLSQVYRETLDFDKGDEFFLAAQRLDSRAVSTYRAIASRHPNRFVVDESIPRDTLWRYSLNKAPSTTTMGLSIVPLLFMPGVALVMIALFFILDRQLKNRAYRCNRCGKILCNRCEKHILWGRMCLQCYRSLVKLDELDAKERISRILTVYDHRKKKRNTIKLLSLILPGAGQIYSGSIFSGLLFLWPFLFLLLTPVMNSIFMIEMSAFSHIWVNVLAVLLIIFVYFISNVVTRRRIAKGWL from the coding sequence ATGAGAAAATTCATCCTGTGTTTTTTCTTCCAGCTTGTTCTCTGTCTTCCCCTTGTCTGCACCGCAGAAGACATCCCCGAAACCTATGAACAGCAGCTTGACAACGGAATAATCAATTCAGAGCCTCTCTCTTATCTCCTCATCAGGGAATCAAGGGAAACCCCGCCCGAAAGAAAAAACATTCTGAAAGACGCCCTGCGCTATTCACCTGATCTTCCTGCTGTGTACTTTGAACTGGCAAAGGCAAGTCTGAGTTACAGGCCCCGGAGTCTGTTCAAGTCCGTCGATTATACATTACAGGGTATCGCAGCGTATGAGCGCAATTTCTGGTGGACATTCATGCTGGCGTCTTCACTTCTTATGAGCCTTATCCTCTCCTTCGTGATCGCTGTTTTCATCATTGCAATCATAAGAACAATCAGGGATATCCCCCTGCTTTCCCATGAGATAAAGGAGGACCGCGCAAAACTTCTGCTTCTGCTGGTATTCGTATTCTCAATATTCGGACCCCTCTATCTGCTTGGCAGCCTGCTCATTCTGATCAGCTTTTACCGGCGAAAGTGGGACCGGATCGTTCTCTATCTCTACCTCATATTTCTTCTCTGTGCCCCGCTGGTCTTCAAGGCTGTCTCCACAATTATCAGTGCGCCGACTTCCGCCGCGTTACGGGCTGTCATAGAGGTCAATGAGTCAAGAGGAAACAAATACGCACTCTCGCTCCTCAAAGACAGCAAGGACCGCACTGAACTTTTCTCGTACGCCCTTGCGCTGAAGCGGGAGGGCAGATACCATGATGCCATAGTTGCGTACCGGGACCTGATTACCTCAAATCCGGACTCAATCATTTACAACAATCTCGCAAACTGCTATGTCGCAATCAACGATATCGAAGGGGCGAAAGAACTCTATGCAAAAGCAGTCGGCAGCAAACAGCTGCCGTCTTCCCTGTACAATCTCAGCCAGGTTTACAGAGAGACGCTCGATTTCGACAAAGGAGATGAATTTTTTCTGGCTGCCCAGAGACTTGACAGCAGGGCTGTTTCAACATACCGTGCAATCGCCAGCCGTCACCCGAACAGGTTCGTCGTTGACGAGAGCATTCCCCGGGACACTCTGTGGCGGTATTCTCTCAATAAGGCACCATCGACAACCACCATGGGGTTGTCCATAGTACCATTACTCTTCATGCCCGGTGTCGCGCTCGTTATGATAGCATTGTTCTTTATCCTCGACAGACAGCTAAAAAACAGGGCTTACAGATGTAACAGGTGCGGTAAAATTCTATGCAACAGGTGCGAGAAACATATTCTGTGGGGACGCATGTGCCTGCAGTGCTACCGGTCACTGGTGAAACTCGATGAGCTTGATGCAAAGGAAAGAATTTCAAGAATTCTTACTGTCTACGATCACAGAAAAAAGAAGAGAAATACTATCAAGCTGCTCTCCCTGATACTCCCCGGCGCAGGTCAGATATACTCGGGAAGCATTTTTTCCGGCCTCCTGTTCCTGTGGCCTTTTCTGTTTCTGCTCCTGACCCCGGTAATGAATTCCATATTCATGATTGAGATGTCGGCATTCTCGCATATATGGGTAAACGTTTTGGCGGTATTGCTGATCATTTTCGTGTATTTTATCTCGAATGTTGTAACACGAAGGAGGATTGCAAAAGGGTGGCTTTAG
- the plsY gene encoding glycerol-3-phosphate 1-O-acyltransferase PlsY, whose amino-acid sequence MLKIFLLLIAGFLLGSIPFGIIIAKLKGVNLKKVGSGNIGATNVLRSLGKWPAALTLIGDILKGTMAVVIGRLFEVESGIEGLIGISAILGHNFSVFLGFRGGKGVATSIGVLLVYAPVAALLTLVLWLTVVFLTKYSSLGAIVSLGILPFTFLLMYPGEREKLIIAISIAVIILVRHRDNLQRLMKGTERKVGQRE is encoded by the coding sequence GTGTTGAAGATTTTTCTCCTGTTAATCGCCGGTTTCCTCCTCGGCTCTATCCCCTTTGGTATAATAATAGCAAAGCTGAAAGGAGTTAATCTCAAGAAGGTCGGGAGCGGCAATATCGGTGCGACAAATGTATTGAGGTCGCTCGGAAAATGGCCTGCTGCCCTGACCCTGATTGGAGACATCCTTAAGGGAACCATGGCGGTCGTAATCGGAAGGCTTTTTGAGGTTGAGTCAGGCATTGAAGGCCTCATCGGCATCTCTGCAATCCTGGGACATAATTTCTCGGTTTTTCTGGGATTCAGGGGAGGCAAGGGAGTGGCCACAAGCATCGGAGTTCTGCTTGTATATGCTCCGGTCGCTGCGCTCCTGACTCTCGTATTATGGCTTACGGTCGTATTTCTGACAAAGTATTCGTCCTTGGGGGCAATCGTTTCTCTAGGAATTCTGCCTTTCACTTTCCTGCTTATGTACCCGGGAGAAAGAGAAAAACTCATCATCGCGATATCCATTGCAGTGATTATCCTCGTCCGGCACAGGGATAATCTGCAGCGGCTCATGAAAGGCACGGAACGGAAAGTTGGACAGCGGGAATGA
- the pgsA gene encoding CDP-diacylglycerol--glycerol-3-phosphate 3-phosphatidyltransferase: protein MSTLRLNLPTLLTLSRIVLIPVFVFTVYPHPVFGAFIFGIASLTDFLDGYLARRSGDITKFGIILDPIADKFLVISALIVLVDMERLPAWIAIIIIVREFLVTGLRAVALSKDIVIPAEVGGKIKTTLQIIAILCLILKNSLFGIDLYDIGIVLIWAALILSIISGIRYTISFGKKI, encoded by the coding sequence ATGAGTACTCTCAGACTTAATCTCCCGACCTTACTCACACTCAGCAGGATTGTCCTTATTCCGGTTTTCGTATTCACCGTTTACCCGCATCCTGTGTTCGGAGCATTCATTTTTGGCATCGCCTCGTTGACAGACTTTCTTGACGGGTATCTTGCAAGACGTTCCGGCGATATCACGAAATTCGGCATTATTCTGGATCCTATTGCAGATAAATTCCTGGTGATATCTGCGCTTATCGTTCTGGTCGACATGGAGAGACTGCCTGCATGGATAGCGATCATAATCATAGTGAGAGAATTTCTTGTTACAGGACTCAGGGCGGTTGCTCTTTCAAAGGATATAGTAATCCCCGCAGAGGTCGGGGGGAAAATAAAGACAACCCTGCAGATCATTGCCATACTCTGCCTCATACTGAAGAATAGTCTCTTTGGGATAGACCTCTATGATATCGGGATCGTCCTGATCTGGGCAGCGCTGATTCTGTCAATAATTTCGGGAATCCGCTACACAATATCTTTCGGGAAAAAGATATGA
- a CDS encoding HAD-IIIA family hydrolase encodes MAYISEKELIETAVKIRLLILDVDGVLTDGSIILDNSDNEYKAFYVRDGHGIRMLQKAGVKVALITGRYSTVVERRAAELGVQDVFQRSFDKRVAYRIIAEKYSVRDSEIAYIGDDIVDIPVLKLSGLPIAVADADVEVKPFVKMVTRNRGGRGAVREVCDLLIKAKGLWKDIFDEYSQT; translated from the coding sequence ATGGCATATATCTCAGAGAAGGAGCTCATCGAAACCGCAGTAAAAATCAGATTACTCATCCTGGATGTGGATGGTGTGCTCACTGACGGAAGCATTATCCTTGACAACAGCGACAACGAGTATAAAGCATTCTATGTACGCGACGGGCATGGAATAAGGATGCTCCAGAAAGCCGGCGTGAAAGTGGCATTGATAACCGGCAGATACTCAACCGTCGTTGAACGAAGGGCAGCGGAACTCGGCGTGCAGGACGTTTTCCAGAGATCTTTCGACAAGAGAGTTGCGTACCGAATAATCGCCGAAAAATATTCCGTCAGAGACAGCGAGATAGCATATATCGGGGATGATATTGTCGACATCCCTGTATTGAAACTGAGCGGACTTCCTATTGCTGTTGCAGATGCCGACGTTGAGGTAAAGCCCTTCGTAAAGATGGTAACCAGGAACCGGGGCGGCAGGGGTGCTGTCAGAGAGGTATGCGATTTACTCATCAAAGCAAAAGGACTATGGAAGGATATTTTTGATGAGTACTCTCAGACTTAA
- a CDS encoding four helix bundle protein: MRQVRKRVNGEPDFEVYHFVFDTAREIFEEIFEASKNFPKEKLYLTDQIRRNSLSVCTSLAEAWRMKDNRTIFLSKLSDAAQAASKAQNCLELASKYNFIRRETFQRLDTKYDDIFDLLCDGTKKLVDQMVSHN; encoded by the coding sequence ATGCGTCAGGTGAGAAAGAGAGTAAATGGAGAGCCGGATTTCGAGGTCTACCATTTTGTATTTGACACGGCGAGAGAAATATTTGAGGAGATCTTCGAGGCATCAAAAAATTTCCCGAAAGAAAAACTCTACTTAACAGATCAGATCCGGAGAAATTCACTATCCGTCTGCACGAGTCTTGCTGAGGCCTGGCGCATGAAAGACAACAGGACGATATTTCTCAGCAAGCTGTCAGATGCCGCACAGGCAGCGTCTAAAGCCCAGAACTGCCTTGAACTTGCCTCGAAGTATAATTTCATCAGGCGGGAAACCTTCCAGAGGCTGGATACAAAATATGATGACATATTCGATCTGCTCTGTGACGGGACGAAAAAACTTGTCGATCAGATGGTAAGCCATAACTGA
- a CDS encoding HEAT repeat domain-containing protein: MATSIFTDYEHVSHHENDRHSFSFVSGLLQDNDPDTVLQAIQVLDHLKDPRALTMLRALLHYPDADIVQAAIITISHLGNDSVLSDITPFLKSDSPLKKAAIQALGDLRSSQAVRPLAHLLSDPAVGLSAAEALARIGGITAFRALSRHWVKFHGQPDTETILGLMAHVIEGLAKKPSGTQGLRTSIIQHLNGSSVTMRLSAAQCILALGPGPDDKKALATLESSLTAKEMLPPCLKNRHDLIPYLLNARGMQRIWGFQLVSRFPKDAPVACLKTALEKHDHIDHLECIVHALLKIKDPGIVPAVLDLYIRIPVSYRYVLNPLLRVHKKLLRSLLIDTDVDDETRLVISSFLGISPICIALEILDLPPGSRIHVLSQITDSRSILKALPWLQWIEENPGIYAPVAAEVAVKANLRELMPALRRILAVYPAEPLIRAAGEFRDEESIPSLVVHLQKTSSHIRCCILEALGRIGGTEARKALRNCAVTMQPEESGLAYKALTKCATEEDSAFFRNAVSLSNWRIRASCADFFSRYPLPENMESIAELANDPLPIVAQRSLFLLKSRLSGLEKIHRNIRTDREGRKYGITQARFSDIATVNEYCTVKGGTE; this comes from the coding sequence ATGGCAACCAGTATTTTCACGGATTATGAACACGTCAGTCATCACGAGAATGACAGGCACTCATTCTCTTTCGTCTCCGGTCTCTTACAGGACAATGATCCGGACACCGTACTTCAGGCAATTCAGGTCCTTGATCACCTGAAAGATCCGAGGGCGCTGACAATGCTTCGCGCGCTGCTTCACTATCCTGATGCCGATATAGTACAAGCGGCGATCATCACCATCAGCCATCTGGGCAATGACAGTGTGCTGTCAGATATCACACCTTTCCTGAAATCAGATTCACCGTTGAAAAAGGCTGCCATTCAGGCATTGGGAGACCTGCGCTCCTCTCAGGCCGTTCGTCCTCTTGCGCATCTGCTGTCAGACCCGGCCGTAGGACTATCGGCTGCAGAAGCACTCGCCCGCATCGGCGGGATAACAGCCTTTCGGGCATTGTCGAGGCACTGGGTGAAATTTCATGGCCAGCCTGATACCGAAACAATACTCGGGCTTATGGCCCATGTCATCGAAGGCCTTGCAAAAAAACCTTCCGGGACGCAGGGCCTTCGGACATCAATCATCCAGCACCTGAATGGTTCGTCCGTCACAATGCGCCTCTCTGCGGCACAGTGCATCCTTGCGCTGGGACCAGGCCCGGACGATAAAAAAGCACTTGCGACTCTTGAATCTTCCCTGACTGCCAAGGAGATGCTCCCCCCCTGTCTGAAAAACCGCCATGATCTTATCCCTTATTTACTGAACGCACGCGGGATGCAGCGCATATGGGGGTTTCAACTTGTCTCCCGCTTTCCGAAAGACGCTCCGGTGGCCTGTCTTAAAACCGCTTTGGAGAAGCATGACCATATCGACCATCTGGAGTGCATCGTACATGCGCTTCTCAAAATCAAGGATCCCGGGATCGTTCCTGCTGTCCTTGACCTGTATATCAGGATACCGGTTTCGTACCGATATGTATTGAATCCTTTGCTCCGCGTGCACAAAAAATTATTGCGTTCCCTTCTGATTGACACCGATGTCGATGATGAGACAAGGCTGGTTATCTCATCGTTCCTGGGGATTTCACCCATCTGCATTGCCCTGGAGATTCTGGATCTTCCACCCGGCAGCCGCATTCATGTCTTATCCCAGATTACAGATTCCAGGTCGATACTGAAAGCGCTGCCGTGGCTCCAATGGATAGAGGAGAATCCCGGCATCTATGCGCCTGTTGCAGCAGAGGTAGCTGTGAAGGCAAATCTCAGGGAACTGATGCCGGCGCTAAGGAGAATCCTCGCTGTGTACCCGGCCGAGCCGCTTATCAGGGCAGCCGGGGAATTCAGGGACGAGGAAAGCATCCCTTCCCTCGTCGTACACCTGCAGAAAACCTCATCGCATATCAGATGCTGCATACTCGAGGCTCTTGGCCGCATAGGCGGAACTGAAGCACGGAAAGCCCTGCGCAACTGTGCGGTCACCATGCAGCCGGAGGAGTCCGGGCTTGCATATAAGGCTTTGACAAAATGCGCCACAGAAGAGGACAGCGCCTTTTTCAGAAACGCTGTTTCCCTCAGTAACTGGCGTATCCGGGCTTCCTGTGCTGATTTCTTCTCCCGTTATCCGCTCCCTGAAAATATGGAATCCATTGCAGAACTTGCCAATGACCCGTTGCCAATCGTGGCTCAGCGGTCCCTGTTCCTGCTCAAATCCAGGCTGAGTGGGCTTGAGAAAATTCATCGGAATATCAGAACGGACAGAGAAGGCCGGAAATACGGCATCACCCAGGCAAGATTTTCGGATATCGCCACAGTGAACGAATATTGCACGGTAAAAGGAGGAACAGAATAA
- a CDS encoding response regulator encodes MNRRVLIVDDETTILMAFKKLLQCPDIEVDTAETVEEAFSLLDRQEYAAVIADLRLSGFSGEEGLDIISYVKGQYPETHAILITAYGNQDVMKKAYNLGASYYFEKPVSTSIIKDALKSLGVLLCALKA; translated from the coding sequence ATGAATAGGCGCGTACTTATCGTTGACGACGAAACAACCATTCTCATGGCCTTTAAAAAGCTTCTCCAGTGTCCGGACATTGAAGTCGATACGGCTGAAACAGTAGAGGAAGCGTTTTCCCTGCTCGACAGACAAGAGTATGCTGCCGTTATTGCAGACCTCAGGCTTTCAGGGTTTTCCGGTGAGGAAGGTCTGGACATAATCAGTTATGTGAAGGGGCAATATCCCGAAACCCATGCAATCCTCATTACTGCGTACGGCAATCAGGATGTCATGAAAAAAGCCTACAATCTCGGAGCCTCATACTATTTTGAAAAACCTGTTTCAACCAGCATCATTAAAGATGCCCTGAAAAGCTTGGGGGTCTTATTATGCGCTTTAAAGGCATGA
- a CDS encoding sigma-54 dependent transcriptional regulator, translating to MKPKILLIDDDEGTQFGFRKYLTKSGYAVHGASLLAEAKEAIITQRFDAILLDMYLPDGSGLDWILELREGHPDIPIIIITGFGDIPVAVEAVKRGADNFLTKPVNMEDLDVFLRKSLELGTLRRKHLTNQKLERKEQAYFGESSEMKKVLDLASLASKNDSPVLLLGETGSGKGVLARWLHENSARNPAPFVELNCSNLKGDLLASELFGHARGAFTSAVQERQGLIEVADGGTLFLDEISDMDIGVQAQFLKVIEEKQYRRLGEVKMRKSDFRLICATNRDLLEETHQGRFRKDLYFRINVIPIVIPPLRQRREDITGLIRHLLSAMGSANTDISPDAMQLLKNYSWPGNIRELRNVLERAQLLAHGNAMTAEHFSGLDFPSVHAESIPQVNNLENIEEEHIKTVIKRFSGDTRKAAEALGISRATLYRKLKKFHP from the coding sequence ATGAAACCGAAAATCCTCTTAATTGATGATGACGAAGGAACACAGTTCGGCTTCAGGAAATATCTGACAAAGTCAGGGTATGCAGTGCATGGAGCCTCTCTCCTTGCGGAAGCAAAGGAGGCAATAATAACCCAGCGTTTTGATGCAATCCTGCTTGATATGTACCTGCCTGACGGCAGTGGTCTGGACTGGATACTTGAGTTGAGGGAAGGACATCCTGACATACCGATAATAATAATCACCGGATTCGGGGATATCCCTGTGGCAGTAGAAGCCGTGAAACGCGGTGCTGACAACTTTCTGACCAAGCCGGTCAATATGGAAGATCTCGATGTTTTCCTGCGAAAAAGTCTCGAACTCGGTACGCTCAGAAGAAAGCATCTCACGAACCAGAAACTCGAGAGGAAAGAGCAGGCGTATTTCGGTGAAAGTTCCGAAATGAAAAAGGTGCTTGATCTTGCCTCGCTTGCGTCGAAAAATGATTCCCCTGTGCTGCTGCTCGGCGAAACCGGCTCAGGCAAGGGTGTACTGGCGAGATGGCTCCATGAAAACAGCGCCAGGAATCCCGCGCCCTTTGTTGAACTGAACTGTTCAAACCTCAAAGGTGACCTGCTTGCCAGCGAGCTCTTCGGTCACGCAAGAGGTGCGTTCACTTCCGCAGTGCAGGAAAGACAGGGCCTTATCGAGGTCGCTGATGGGGGCACTCTATTTCTTGACGAGATCAGCGACATGGATATCGGGGTGCAGGCGCAATTTCTGAAGGTTATCGAGGAAAAACAGTACCGGAGGCTGGGGGAAGTAAAAATGCGGAAAAGCGACTTCAGGCTCATCTGTGCAACAAACCGTGACCTCCTGGAAGAGACGCATCAGGGCAGATTTCGGAAGGATCTGTATTTCCGCATCAATGTCATTCCGATCGTCATTCCTCCTCTGCGGCAGCGCAGAGAGGACATTACCGGACTTATCCGGCACCTTTTAAGCGCAATGGGATCGGCCAACACTGACATCTCTCCGGATGCAATGCAACTGCTGAAAAACTACTCATGGCCCGGCAATATCCGGGAACTGAGAAATGTACTCGAAAGGGCGCAGCTGCTTGCGCATGGCAACGCCATGACTGCCGAGCACTTTTCCGGCCTCGATTTCCCGTCTGTCCACGCCGAAAGTATTCCGCAAGTGAACAATCTGGAAAACATCGAAGAGGAACATATCAAAACAGTAATTAAGCGGTTCAGCGGCGATACACGCAAAGCGGCAGAAGCGCTGGGAATTTCAAGGGCCACGCTTTACAGGAAACTGAAAAAATTCCATCCATAA
- a CDS encoding PAS domain S-box protein has product MKTTKKPDTEHRKKETKTDWGAKVNAAVADLSSSLLSAAAIEDISDLVLAHAKDLTGSEFGFVGYIDPETAHLVIPTMIREIWDECRVKDKDTVFRDFRGLWGWVLNNRQPIITNSPADDPRSSGIPQGHIRIHRFLSVPAMIQGKLLGQISLANAGHDYTGKELAVTERLASLYAIAIHRNRTEKELIASEEKYRSLVENINMGIYRNTLEAYGRFLQVNHAMVKMFGYDSMEELLNMSVAELYQNPEDRKAFVAKILRQGHVHNEEIKLLRKDGTPIWASVTAKAQYDENRRMKWIDGVIEDITERKMAEKALKESQDLYRTIFETTGTTTIIVDEDMSIPMVNMECEKVLGYSREEIIGRKKWDEFIAEEDLERLRSYHRIRRISPDAVPRTYEARLIGKQGTVKKVSITADLIPGTKQSIISILDMTKRKVAEEKLVQSLETLQSVYNIATTVRGSYEAVCEQVVFNLSKLLKTPYAAVEHIEEDQVRIIARITGGNFIHNERIPLEYSPCSRAYEQNAPCQIKGPLHQLFPENMLLSQYGFRSSIAVPIRNISGKPVGAFSAMDYEERTFSEDEIRLIEIFTRYIAYEFERNVMETQLRQLDRIKLLGQMAAGVAHEVRNPLNAILAITEALFQDIGNNPEYKPYLEHIRTQVDRLSRLMGDLLDLGKPIQPSNLHRDSLISLCASTVDLWKQSPLSRTHKVSLILPDQADSFQVMADRSRLQQVFLNLLENAAQHSPEGSEIRFMVSQTKGKNARICVADEGHGIPQENFLKVFEPFFTTRKRGNGLGLSIVKNTIQAHGGDVIIRNNSPLRGCTVEIILPIL; this is encoded by the coding sequence ATGAAGACAACGAAAAAGCCGGACACGGAACACCGGAAAAAGGAGACAAAAACAGACTGGGGAGCGAAGGTCAATGCCGCTGTAGCAGACCTGTCAAGCAGTCTTCTTTCTGCCGCAGCAATAGAAGACATATCTGATCTCGTCCTTGCACATGCAAAGGATCTCACAGGCAGCGAGTTCGGTTTCGTTGGGTATATTGATCCTGAAACCGCGCATCTTGTCATTCCGACCATGATACGTGAAATCTGGGATGAGTGCCGGGTAAAAGACAAGGATACCGTCTTCAGGGATTTCAGGGGACTGTGGGGATGGGTGCTGAACAACCGTCAACCGATCATAACCAATTCCCCGGCTGACGACCCCCGGTCATCGGGGATACCGCAGGGACATATCCGGATACACCGTTTTCTCTCGGTGCCAGCAATGATTCAGGGGAAGCTTCTTGGGCAAATTTCTCTGGCCAATGCAGGCCACGATTATACAGGAAAAGAGCTTGCGGTTACCGAACGTCTTGCCTCCCTGTACGCAATCGCAATTCACCGTAACAGGACAGAAAAGGAGCTGATCGCGTCAGAAGAAAAATACCGGTCTCTGGTCGAAAACATCAACATGGGAATCTACAGAAACACTCTTGAAGCATATGGCCGGTTTCTTCAGGTGAATCACGCCATGGTGAAAATGTTCGGCTATGATTCGATGGAAGAGCTTCTCAACATGTCTGTTGCAGAACTCTATCAGAACCCTGAAGACAGAAAAGCATTTGTCGCAAAAATCCTGCGACAGGGGCATGTGCACAATGAGGAAATCAAGCTCCTGAGAAAAGACGGGACGCCTATCTGGGCTTCCGTAACCGCAAAAGCTCAATATGACGAAAACAGAAGGATGAAATGGATCGATGGCGTCATCGAAGACATCACCGAACGCAAGATGGCTGAGAAAGCACTCAAGGAATCCCAGGACTTGTACAGGACGATTTTTGAAACTACAGGCACCACAACAATTATTGTGGATGAAGACATGTCGATACCGATGGTGAACATGGAATGTGAGAAAGTGCTCGGATATTCCAGGGAGGAGATCATCGGCAGGAAAAAATGGGATGAGTTCATCGCAGAGGAAGACCTGGAAAGATTAAGGAGTTATCACCGCATCAGAAGAATCAGTCCTGATGCGGTTCCAAGGACATACGAAGCGAGGCTGATCGGCAAACAGGGAACTGTCAAAAAAGTCTCGATTACCGCGGACCTGATTCCGGGGACAAAACAAAGTATCATATCCATCCTCGACATGACAAAGCGCAAGGTGGCTGAAGAGAAACTGGTACAGAGTCTTGAAACGCTGCAGTCAGTATACAACATCGCCACAACTGTCCGCGGTTCCTACGAAGCAGTCTGCGAACAGGTGGTGTTCAATCTCTCCAAACTCCTGAAAACCCCATATGCCGCGGTTGAACACATCGAGGAAGACCAGGTGAGGATCATCGCGCGCATCACCGGCGGCAATTTTATCCATAACGAAAGAATCCCTCTTGAGTATTCTCCCTGCAGCCGGGCATACGAGCAGAATGCGCCGTGCCAGATAAAAGGCCCTCTGCACCAGCTGTTTCCGGAAAACATGCTGCTTTCTCAATACGGGTTCAGGTCTTCCATTGCAGTCCCCATACGAAATATCAGCGGCAAGCCGGTTGGGGCATTCTCTGCCATGGATTATGAAGAACGGACTTTCAGCGAGGATGAAATCCGCCTGATAGAGATTTTTACACGATATATCGCCTATGAGTTTGAACGGAATGTCATGGAGACGCAGTTGCGGCAGCTGGACAGAATCAAGCTCCTCGGTCAGATGGCTGCGGGCGTAGCCCATGAAGTCCGAAACCCCCTGAATGCCATCCTGGCAATTACCGAAGCGCTCTTTCAGGACATCGGGAACAATCCTGAATACAAGCCATATCTGGAACATATCCGGACACAGGTTGACAGGCTTTCACGGTTGATGGGAGATCTCCTCGACCTCGGGAAACCGATACAGCCGTCAAACCTGCACAGGGATTCTCTGATTTCCCTATGTGCCTCGACTGTTGATTTATGGAAGCAGTCGCCCTTGTCGCGGACGCATAAGGTGAGTTTAATTCTGCCTGATCAAGCCGACAGTTTCCAGGTAATGGCAGATAGGTCCAGGCTTCAGCAGGTTTTTCTTAATCTGCTGGAGAATGCCGCCCAGCACAGTCCGGAGGGAAGCGAAATACGTTTCATGGTCTCGCAGACGAAGGGAAAAAACGCGAGGATATGCGTGGCAGATGAAGGGCATGGAATTCCTCAGGAAAATTTTCTGAAGGTATTTGAACCGTTTTTTACCACACGGAAGAGGGGAAACGGCCTGGGACTGAGCATAGTGAAAAACACTATCCAGGCTCATGGCGGAGATGTCATAATACGCAATAACAGTCCGCTGCGGGGGTGTACAGTGGAAATCATTCTCCCGATTCTGTAG